The sequence GGCTGAGGAGTGGAACCAGATACCCACCGAGGATAGTTCCCAGGAAGCCACCGGTTGCTGCATGCGCTTCCAGCAAGCGCCAGATCAGAGCAACCACAGTAATGACCAGCTTCTGCTTGCCGAAGCGACGGGCCGAAATCACAATCCCTTCAGCAGCGGCAAATGAGCGGAGACCGGAAACGACAAATTCACGGATAATAATAGTAAGAGCCACCCAGGTTGGGAGAAGACCAACCTCGATCATCGGCAACAGGACACCGGCAACAAAAATCTTGTCGCTGATCGTATCAATAAACACGCCGAGTGGTGATACGACCTTGAGATGGCGGGCCAGACGTCCGTCGGCCATATCGCTCAGGGCCATGAGAAAGAGTAACAATGCTGCACCAAGATAGGCCATAGGCGTGGCAATCAGGACCATCCAGGCCAGAATAGGGGTGGCGATAATGCGGAAGAGACCTAGCAGATTGGGAAGCTGGCGCATAGCGGTTTCTCAATTCTATGCCGGTACTACTGCTCAGATTATAGCATAGATCGTTTACTTGAACTTTACATAACAATTTTATATCGTTCTCGCTGCTACTTGCTATGGTATAATCCAGACTAACTCTTCAGTGTGCAAGTAGCCCAGGAGAGGAGGATGGGTGCAATCATGGCTCCTGTGACTCTCTTGTAAGCAATGGTGTCACTGGTATCGTTGGCTAGATGCGACTCTCTATAAACATACATTATTGTAAGGTTGCCTCTTGTGTTATTACGCTCCTACGTAATGATATTTGTATACTGCTATGGTAGCTCTACTTGAACGCATTAATGAAATTCTCTTCGCCGCAGTATTAATTGTCAGTTTTTCATTGCTCGCGTATGTTATTTTGCAAAATTGGCGTAGTGATATTGTGCGTGCGTTAGGGGTTTTACTGACGGGTGTCATTATTGCTTACAGTGGTGATCTGTTACTCTCGCGTGCACAGCGTCCGGAAACCATCGAATTTCTAGGACGTGCGCAATGGTTAGGTATTGTGTTGGTACCGGCGGGCTATATTCATTTTGCCAATGCGTTGCTCTCATTCGGGAGTGCTAGTGCCCTGGCGCAGCGGTGGCGAAAGAGTGTATATGCTGCATACATTGCCAGTCTGGCGATCTTTCTGCTTGTTGTCCTTGGCACTAATCTCGTTATCCATACAGGTACTCCCAGCGGGCCGATTGCACGTTTCAAGGCCGGGCCAATCTTTTGGTTTTATGTGTTCTTTTTTGGCTTAGCTGCGCTTTCAGCGCTCATTGCAATTCTGATTGTGCGTCGTTCCGCCTTAACCCCTGCGCAACAACGGCGGTTGAATTATCTGGGTGCTACATTCGCAGCGCCGGGGATTGGTGTCTTTCCCTTCTTGTTAGTAGCATCACCGAATATGGTGCCACTCACGTTGATTCTGGCCTTGCAGGCAGTTGCCAGTATGATCGTCATCGTGATGGTTACGGTGATGACCTATTCGGTGGCATTCCAAGGGATGCTCATTCCCGAACGGCTCATCAAACAAGATTTTGTTCGTTGGTGGTTGTACGGTCCTTTTGTTGGTATTTCCACGATTTTGTTTATTCAAGCTGTGCCTGTGATCGCGCAGTATCTGGGTTTGCCGCCAGAAACATTGATCACGTTTGGGGTCATGGTCATGACCGTGCTGATGCCCATTTTTGTTACACAGGTCAAGCCATATCTCGATGCCCTGATCTATCGCCAGGACCATTCTGAGATTGATTATCTGCGCAATTTGCCGCGCAATATGTTTACCCGCGCCGATCTCCGCGCCTTGCTGGAAAACTCATTGGTGGCCATTTGTAGTGCGTTGCAGGTACAGACCGGCTTTATTATCGCGCCGGGTGAAGATGGTTTTAGCGTGAAAGCGATTTGGGGATCTCGTCGTGTGATTCGACGTTTTGTCAATGAGCATCCAATCGTTGAGTTATTGCCGCAACTAGAGCGCATGCCCTACGACGCCAGCGCCAGCCTAGATAGCGGTTCTTTTGTGGTAGTGAATACGTTTTGCCTCTTACCATTGCGTAGTCCTGATGGCATCTTTCTCGGCGCGATTGGACTTGAAGCGACACCTGAGCATTTACAGCGGAATGGCGGGATGTCGGCTGAGATGCGACGGATGGTTACGGGTCTGGCGCACCAGATCGAGCTGGCGTTGACCACTGTGCAGATGCAACGACAAATCTTTGATGCACTGCGCGGTCTTGCGCCTGAGATGGAGTCATTGCAAAAACTGAGTTCGCGGCTAGAACAAGCAACACCGGCGACGTTGAGCAGTATCGAAGATGACATTGTGTTGCATCCCGATTTTCCGCAGTTGGTGAAAGATGCGCTAAGCCAGTTGTGGGGCGGCCCAAAGCTGGCCGAGAGTCCGTTGCTTGGCCTGCGGATTGTACGACGTCTGCTGGCCGAACAGGGGGGAAGCCCAACACGGGCATTGCAGGCGGTATTACGCCAGGCAATCGCTAATTTGCGCCCCGATGATCAGATCGACCCGTCCGCTCAAGAGTGGTTGTTGTACAATTTGTTAGAGGGACGCTTTTTACGTCGCCAAACCGTGCGCGATGTTGCTCATCGGTTGGCTATGAGTGAATCGGATTTCTATCGTAAGCAACGGATTGCCATTGAAGAAGTGGCTCGGCAGATTGTGCTAATGGAAGAGCACGAATATGAAAATTCTTCTGGCCGAAGATGAGCCTGATCTGCAATTTATTATCGGTATGGCACTTGAAGGCGCAGATTACACTGTGGTTACGGCAAGTAATGGTCTGGAGGCGTTAAGGTTGCTTGAACGCGATTCGTTTGATCTCTTGTTAGTTGATGTCATGATGCCACAGATGAGTGGGCTAGAGTTGTGTCAACATCTGCGACACCATCCTGTTTGGCAGCATATCCCAATCATTTTGTTGACTGCCAGTCCTTCGTTGGGATCGTTGCTGAAAGATTTGCCTCCTTCTGTCTGCGGCTGGATCGAGAAGCCGTTTAATGTTTTTGATCTGGTTGATCGTATTAAATCCATTTTTCCTGATCATCAGACGTAACCTATTTCTGAACAGGTGTACGCATCGTGCATATCTCTGATCGAGCAATTTTACTGGCGACACTGTGCCGACAAATGTATCGGGCAACTGCTCGCGAGGAAGTATGGCAGGTTTTGCTCGAGGGGGTATGTAGTGTGGCCGCAGCCGATGTGGCTGTCCTGTATCAGTTGGATCCTGACGGGAATCAGTTATACCGGTTGCTAAGCTGTGGTGTTGCCCCTACTCCTGCTCAGATCACCATTCCACCCTATCTACTGCACGACCTGCGTCTGCTCCGTCAGCCTCTCCAGTTTACCCCTGGTCAGCAATTGCCCCCCCTGGTGTTGGCACTGACCGAGGCTATCTGGGCGGACCATCCTCCAACGAGCGTCGTGGTCTTGCCGTTTCGTGAACAGGGGATTGTACAGGCGCTGTGCGTATGTGGTTGGTCGATTACGATAACCGATGAACACGTCGGCATTCTGCAATTTCTTGCCGATGATGCAATGTATGCGCACGCCATGTTGGCGCATGCCGGGCATACCGACTATGTGAATGGCATATCGCCCGAAGCAATGATCGATCTGACATTGCTCTACACCCATACGCTTGATCAGTTGCTCGAAGCAGCTCTAGAACAATTAATTATCAGCGGTGGTGCGGCCGCAGGTGCAATATATCTCTGCAATGATGCAGCACATGAACTTCATCTGCAGGATGTCAAAACACATCCGAATGCAGCAGCCTTTGCTGCCATCCTGCGCCAACTGTGGCAGGCTGATCTTGGGCGCCAGTGTCGGTATCTGGCCGATTCACTCCTTCGTTCAGGGCACGAGGTTGCCTATCAGGTACCTGATCCCTCACCTCCGCAGGAGCTTACGGCACTCCATACGTTTTTAAGGACATACGCAATCAATGGTGTGCTTTCAATCGCAATCCTGGTTGGTGGATGGCAGGCGGGTGTCATCCAGTTGGCACCATGGCCGGGTCGTGGCTTCAGCGAGCGACAATGGCAGTGGTTACGATTACTAGTGCGACAAATCGGTGTAGCTATTGAGCATTCGCGCTTGTTTGAGCAATTGCGTACTGAACTTGATCGTGCTCAGGCAGTTGTCGAAGCAACCAACGATGGGATTATCATGATTAGCCCCCAACGCAAGATTGTGATGGTCAACCGACGGGCTTGTTATTTTCTCGGCATTGCTGAGCACGATCTGAAAGGTCACTCGTATGACGATCTCTTGCTATTGTTCGGTCGGGTGTTTGCTAATCCTGCGCGCTTAACATTCTGGCTCAGTCAACTGCTCGGTTCAGAGACCGATCGGGCGCATGAGGAGTTTCAGGTTGTCTGGCCGAAGCCGCGCCGTTTACTATGCTTTTCAGCACCTGTGGTTGATCGACGAGAACAATATTTGGGGCGAATCCTGATCTTCCGTGATGTCACTCGTGAACGTGAAGTCGAACAGATGAAGAACGAATTTGTTTCCACAGTGTCGCACGAACTGCGGACACCGTTGATGAACGCACAGGGGTCGCTCCAGTTGGTACTCGGCGATCAGGAACGTGGCAAGCCTGGTCTCGTGCCGAATATGCCAGCTAAAGCCCGTGAGTTGTTACAGATTGCGTTGAATAATACCAACCGGTTGCTACGTCTGGTCAATGATATGCTGGATATTGCCAAAATTGAACGCGGACAATTGCAATTGCAGCGTAAGCCGGTTGCGCCAGAAGAGATTTGCCG comes from Chloroflexus sp. Y-396-1 and encodes:
- a CDS encoding histidine kinase N-terminal 7TM domain-containing protein — its product is MVALLERINEILFAAVLIVSFSLLAYVILQNWRSDIVRALGVLLTGVIIAYSGDLLLSRAQRPETIEFLGRAQWLGIVLVPAGYIHFANALLSFGSASALAQRWRKSVYAAYIASLAIFLLVVLGTNLVIHTGTPSGPIARFKAGPIFWFYVFFFGLAALSALIAILIVRRSALTPAQQRRLNYLGATFAAPGIGVFPFLLVASPNMVPLTLILALQAVASMIVIVMVTVMTYSVAFQGMLIPERLIKQDFVRWWLYGPFVGISTILFIQAVPVIAQYLGLPPETLITFGVMVMTVLMPIFVTQVKPYLDALIYRQDHSEIDYLRNLPRNMFTRADLRALLENSLVAICSALQVQTGFIIAPGEDGFSVKAIWGSRRVIRRFVNEHPIVELLPQLERMPYDASASLDSGSFVVVNTFCLLPLRSPDGIFLGAIGLEATPEHLQRNGGMSAEMRRMVTGLAHQIELALTTVQMQRQIFDALRGLAPEMESLQKLSSRLEQATPATLSSIEDDIVLHPDFPQLVKDALSQLWGGPKLAESPLLGLRIVRRLLAEQGGSPTRALQAVLRQAIANLRPDDQIDPSAQEWLLYNLLEGRFLRRQTVRDVAHRLAMSESDFYRKQRIAIEEVARQIVLMEEHEYENSSGRR
- a CDS encoding response regulator gives rise to the protein MKILLAEDEPDLQFIIGMALEGADYTVVTASNGLEALRLLERDSFDLLLVDVMMPQMSGLELCQHLRHHPVWQHIPIILLTASPSLGSLLKDLPPSVCGWIEKPFNVFDLVDRIKSIFPDHQT
- a CDS encoding CDP-alcohol phosphatidyltransferase family protein, whose protein sequence is MRQLPNLLGLFRIIATPILAWMVLIATPMAYLGAALLLFLMALSDMADGRLARHLKVVSPLGVFIDTISDKIFVAGVLLPMIEVGLLPTWVALTIIIREFVVSGLRSFAAAEGIVISARRFGKQKLVITVVALIWRLLEAHAATGGFLGTILGGYLVPLLSLWPIVMALALLWTVGSGVEYLWQAWPLLRRGWIPRAS
- a CDS encoding ATP-binding protein translates to MHISDRAILLATLCRQMYRATAREEVWQVLLEGVCSVAAADVAVLYQLDPDGNQLYRLLSCGVAPTPAQITIPPYLLHDLRLLRQPLQFTPGQQLPPLVLALTEAIWADHPPTSVVVLPFREQGIVQALCVCGWSITITDEHVGILQFLADDAMYAHAMLAHAGHTDYVNGISPEAMIDLTLLYTHTLDQLLEAALEQLIISGGAAAGAIYLCNDAAHELHLQDVKTHPNAAAFAAILRQLWQADLGRQCRYLADSLLRSGHEVAYQVPDPSPPQELTALHTFLRTYAINGVLSIAILVGGWQAGVIQLAPWPGRGFSERQWQWLRLLVRQIGVAIEHSRLFEQLRTELDRAQAVVEATNDGIIMISPQRKIVMVNRRACYFLGIAEHDLKGHSYDDLLLLFGRVFANPARLTFWLSQLLGSETDRAHEEFQVVWPKPRRLLCFSAPVVDRREQYLGRILIFRDVTREREVEQMKNEFVSTVSHELRTPLMNAQGSLQLVLGDQERGKPGLVPNMPAKARELLQIALNNTNRLLRLVNDMLDIAKIERGQLQLQRKPVAPEEICRSAVDNLSSVARQHDITIDVEIAPNLPLIDVDRDRIVQVVVNLLSNAIKFSASGQRVLLSVIPDQAMVRFSVRDWGPGISRSDQEKLFKKFQQLDQSISRQKGGSGLGLAISRELVELHGGRIWVESEVGHGSTFHFTVPLAKIQRLPVSGQPPLVLVGVDQHPLATALQAELATIPDWEIVLRPTADLLTILPERQPAVVVLSHPENVDELLFRLRAIPLYQMTPMIVIGDEAKGRLSKDVLFLAEPISTGQLIAAVREQIVRPKPLIMVVDDDPNVRLTLTKILQRNDFRVLSASSGEEALSLANHIRPHAILLDLRMPEIDGFEVLRRLRANPDTATIPVVVLTANDLGHDAPRQASVLGANGFLEKPVSADRLIAALTSVIAGNEGHHG